The genome window ATAGTGGCAACCCGTGGCTCAACCTATCGTAAAACCGGTACCATGATGTTGATTGATCAACAGGGAGCTTGCACCGGTTTGCTCAGTGGTGGTTGTCTGGAAGCTGATATTAGTTGCCATGCACAGGAAGTATTGCATCAAACGCATAATAAATTACTGACCTATGATCTCAAGGCGGATGCAGAATTACTTTGGGGGCTGGGATTGGGCTGTGAAGGGGCAATTGACATCTTACTCCAGCCATTAAACGCTAATAACCAACACTTAGAATTTGTCCATTTGATCCAGGCGATTGAACAAGGGCAAAGTGGCATTTATTGTCAGCAAGTGAGTGAGCAGACAGTTGCTCAAGCCTGTTTTATTAGGGCACCTTTAGATGATAAAGCATTGCTACAACAACAAGTAACAAATGCAATATCAGGTAAAAATAATGATGCTAAACGCTGGTTAGTGACGCCGGTGACACCCGTTTGGTCGATATTGCTATGTGGTGCCGGACCCGATGCTGCACCGGTGGTGACTATGGCGAAACAGCTCGGCTGGAAAGTTACTTTGCAAGATCATCGGGAGAATAATTTGGCGCAAAGTGAGTTTTCCCTTTGTGATGCCAAACGAAAATTGCGCGCTGAACATCTAACGACAGACGACTTAGCTGGCTTTGATGCGGTGATTATCATGACCCATAACTTAACCAATGATGGCCTATTACTGAAAAATGCACTGGCAGCTGATATTGATTATATCGGCTTATTAGGGCCAGCAGGGCGACGTGATAAGTTATTAGCTGAGCTGTCATTAACAGCATCCGATGTTGAGCAGCAAGTGTTCGGCCCGATTGGTTTAGATATTGGCGGTCGCAGTCCACAGGCGATAGCCTTATCTATTTGTGCTGAAATTCAACAGTTTATCAGCCGGCAGACTCAACAAAAAAATCTTAAATCCTGGTCTTTAAAATGCCACTAGTGCTGGAAGTTATTTTGTTGGCGGCGGGTTGTTCAGATCGTCTTGGCCAGCCGAAACAACTGGTCGAATTTCAAGGGCAATCACTGATTATCAGACAAAGTAAAATGGCACTGGCGTTAAGTGATAAGGTTATTTGCGTGTTAGGCTTCCAAGCTAAGCGAATGGCACAGGAAGTTAGTCAGTTGTCAGTACGCTGCGTGAATAATGAAAACTGGCACTCAGGTTTAGCCAGCTCAATAGCTGCAGGAGTTAGTGCTGTGGCCCCAGAAACTGATGCAGTGTTGCTGTTGTTAGTGGATCAATGGCAACTTACGCTTGATGATCTACAGCGATTAGTTACTCGCTGGCAGGTGGAGCCTGAATCGATTGTTTGTGCCGAGCACAGTACGCAAGATAGTGGTTTAGCCAAAGTATTTGGCCCACCAGTGATTTTTCCTAAACAATATTTTTCAGCTTTAACCCGTTTACCGCAAGGGCAGGGTGCTAAATCAGTCATTGCCGCGAATCGTCAGCAGGTTATTTGGCTGCCATTAGCAAGCGCCTTTGTTGATTTAGATACGCCAGAGCAATTATCTGAATTGCAACGCGTTGATAATATCGATTGAATTCACTTGGTATAACTGAAATTAACTTGATAAAATCGTCGACAGAATGAATGTCTAACGGAAAGAAACAGATGGCATCTTTACAAGAGCAATTATTAAAAGCAGGCTTAACGACTAAACAAAAAGCCCGACAAGCAAATACAGATAAACGAAAGAAAAATAAACAAAAGCGCAGTGGTGCCAAAGTGGAAACCAGCTTGCAGGAGCAAGTAAAGCAAGACTTAGCTAAGGCTCAACAAGCCAAGCAGGAAAAGGATGCGGCGCTTAATGCGGAGAAAAAGCAGCAATTAGCAATGAAAGAGCAAAAACTGCGTATTTTGCAGATCCTGCAACATCATCAAATTACCGGTGTCGAAGGGGAAAAAGAATACAATTACACTTTTAACAACGTCATCAAAAAGTTACATTTAAACGCGATGACCTACCAAGCATTAGTCAATGGTCGTTTAGCTTTGTGTGGTCAGGATGATGTTACTTATATTGTGACTAAGGAAACCGCGGAAAAGCTTGCCCAATTAGAACCAGAGGTGATTTTAGTACAAAACGATCAGGTTGATGACGAGCATACCGATGAAGAAGATCCCTATGCCGCCTATCAAATTCCAGATGATTTAATGTGGTAAATTTGCCGTTATTTTAATCCGAACAATACTGAGTTTTATAGTTTGGCCGCGCTGTGATAGACTGCGCGGCCAAATTTTATCTATTTATTTGTTGGTAATAGCTGTTTGCTAACATACAGTTTAAGGTGTATTGATGTTTATTTTACGTTGGCTAATCGGCCGTATTATTTTATTTTTTGATTTTGTCTTTTCGCCGAAAAAACCCAAAAGAGCGCCAGAATTGCAAAATGAAATTGATGAAAGTACGGCGCATTTGAGTTTGTACCAACTGCCTGCCTGTCCGTTTTGTGTCAAAGTACGCCGCGCAATGAAACGGGGCGGATTAAATATCGCAGTTAAGAACATTAATAAAGATAATAGTCTGCGACAAGAGCTTGTAGAACAAGGAGGGAAGCACAAGGTTCCTTGTTTGAAAATTGTCAATGATAACCAAGAGGTAACCTGGTTATACGAATCATCGGATATTAAGCAATACATACAACAGTTTGTTCGTTAACCGTTAATTTAGACGATTTGCGAATTATTTTGGCGGTTAGGTGGTCTAGTGATATATCGTATTGTTAAGATTATTTACCTTCTATGTCAAAAGCATTTCGTCAACATTCTTCGTGGCAAATAACAGAAAATCAGGTGACGGATGAAGCGGTGTACCGTTCACGTCGCTCATTCCTTAAACGCTTAGGCTTTGTTGGTGCCAGTGGGTTATTATCACCACATGCTAATGCCATCGACTGGTTTACTCACAAGCAAACTAAGCGTTTTCAAACCCATCCTCTCAAGTTTCAAGCGAGTCCCGCCACAAGTGAAAGCTTAACGCCAGAGCAAAAAGTGCTCTCTCATAATAATTTTTATGAGTTTGGCACGAATAAATCCGATCCGAGTGAAAATGCCCAGCAGTTTAAGGTTAAACCATGGCAATTAAAGGTTTCAGGCGAAGTAGAGCAAGAAATCACCTTAGATTACGATGATCTACTAAAACGCTTTTCGCTGGAAGAGCGAATATATCGATTACGCTGCGTTGAAGCGTGGTCAATGGTGATCCCCTGGATTGGTTTTCCTCTGGCACAACTGATTAAACAGGCAAAGCCGTTAGCTAAGGCGAAATATGTCGCCTTTGAAACCTTGTATGATCCACAGCAAATGCCGGGACAAAACAGTCGTCGTATTGGTGGGGGCATTGATTATCCCTATGTCGAAGGCTTGCGCCTTGATGAAGCCATGCATCCGTTAACTCTGCTAAGTGTTGGCTTGTATGGCAAGACCTTACCACCGCAAAATGGTGCGCCAATTCGGCTAGTGGTTCCGTGGAAATATGGCTTTAAGAGTATTAAATCGATTGTCTCGATTCGTTTGGTTGAAAAAATGCCACCAACCACTTGGAACTTATTAGCACCGAATGAATATGGTTTTTATGCCAATGTTAATCCTGAAGTTGATCATCCAAGGTGGAGTCAGGCTAGTGAGCGACGTATTACTACTGGCGGACTCTTTGCCCGTAATCGCATCGAGACTTTGCCATTTAACGGTTATGGCGAACAGGTCGCAGAGCTATATAAAAACATGGATTTACGTCAGTATTATTAGTGGTGACAGCAAATGATCAACAAAAAGTCGATGAAAGTCATATTGCTTAAATCAGTGATTCATTTGGTTAGCCTATCGCTGTTAGTGAATGTCTACTATTTAGCGATTAATGATCAGCTTGGTGCCGATCCGGTAGAAGCGGTATTACATTTTACCGGCATAGGGGCATTTAATTTACTGCTACTCAGTCTCTTGGTGACCCCTATCGTTAAGTATTGCCAGTGGCGTATCTTTATGCAGGTCCGTCGTTTACTTGGTTTATACAGTTTTACGTATGCCTTGTGCCATGTCTTGAGTTTTCTAGCATTTGAAGTGCAGTTTGACTGGCCGTTATTTATCGAAGAAATTTATCAGCGTCCTTATGTCACTATAGGTATGGCGGCATTTGTGATTTTATTGACGTTGGCGGTTACTTCTATTAGCGCAATGAAAAAACAATTAGGGCGAAAATGGCAGTTGCTACATAATTGGGTTTATTTAGCGCTATTGTTGGTAGCGATTCATTTTTACTGGTCGGTAAAATCTGAAATTATAGAACCCAGTATTTATATCATACTGGCCCTTGGATTATTGTGGTTTAGAAAGGATAAATTTACCCGTTGGCTGGCAAACAAACACCGTGCCAATAACCATTAGTCCTAGTTTTTGGGCCACTGACCGCAGCCTAGCCTGATAACGCTAAAATTTTCTTGTTACCATCACTTATTCATAATAACGTATTGTTAATACAAGAATAAGCGCTTAGCCTCTTTATCAATAATAAGAGCAAAAGCCATGTCTATTAGGGAATATCAATCATGCAAAAAATGGCTCCATCCTTGCTGATGGTCGCTTTATCGATGGGAATTTCAGCGTGTAATAGCTCTGAGTCACAAGATGAAAAAGTGGTTATTAATAAAAACCCGTATCCGAGTACTTATCACCCGCTAGCAAGTCAACCCACCTTGATCCGTCATGCAACGGTATTAACCGGCACTGGAAAGCGCTTGGATAATGCCGATGTTTTAATGGAACAGGGTAAGATCGTGCAAGTTGGCACTAATTTATCAGCCTCGCAGGCTCAGGTTGTCGAGGCTGAAGGAAAGTGGCTGACACCTGGTATCATTGATGTCCATTCTCACCTTGGCGTTTATCCAAGTCCATCGGCGGAATCTCACGCTGATGTCAATGAAGCGACACAGCCTAACAGTTCTGAAGTATGGGCTGAACATAGCATTTGGCCGCAAGATCCTGGGTTTCATCAGGCGCGTGCTGGGGGGATCACCACATTACAGATTTTACCTGGCTCAGCCAATTTATTTGGTGGCCGAGGAGTTACCTTGCGCAATGTGCCAAGCCCGACCATGCAAGGGATGAAATTTCCTGAAGCACCTTATGGTTTGAAAATGGCCTGCGGTGAAAATCCGAAACGTGTTTATGGAGGTAAAAAAATAGCGCCATCAACCCGAATGGGCAATATGGCAGGTTATCGCATGGCTTGGGCAGAAGCGGTGGAATATAAACGCGCTTGGGATAAATATGAAACTGATTATGCTGCTGGGAAGAACCCTGAAGTACCGACGCGTGATATTGAGCTAGATACATTGAAAGGTGTACTCGATGGTGAAATCCTTATTCATAATCATTGCTATAAAGCGGAAGAGATGGCGATGATGATAGATTTAGGAAAAGAATTTGGTTATCACTCAGGAACATTTCACCATGCGATTGAAGCCTATAAAATTGCTGATAAATTAGCGGAAAATGGTAACTGCGCGGCAATGTGGCCAGATTGGTGGGGTTTTAAAATGGAAGCTTATGACATGGTGCAGGAAAATGTCGCTATTGTTGATGCACAGAAAAACTCTTGCGCTGTGGTTCATTCTGATTCAGCAACTACCATTCAACGGCTCAATCAGGAAGTTGGTAAAGTGATGTATCGGGCGAATGAGCATGGTTTTGATATTAAACCGCAACATGCGATCACCTGGATCACAGCTAATGCCGCTAAGTCGCTAGGTATTGCTGACAAAACAGGTAGCCTAGAGCCAGGGAAAAATGCCGATTTGGTGCTGTGGAACGACAATCCGTTTAGTGTTTATGCCCAGGCTGAACAGGTATTTGTTGATGGCGCTAAAGTCTATGATCGGTTTGACGAAAAATATCAGGCGCAAAGTGACTTTATGTTAGGTCAGCGGTAATAAGGAATAAAATTATGACATTATTTAAATCTTCGGTTATCGCGTTAGCATTGACCTGCGCGACTCCTGCATTTGCTGACTCTCTTGCTATTACTAATGCCACCGTTCATACAGTGACTGAACAAGGGGTATTAACTCAGGCTACGGTTGTGATTGAAGACGGTAAAATTATTGCGATTAATCCAGAGACTGTGATGGCAGATAACATTATCGATGCAATGGGGAAAAATTTAACCCCCGGCCTAATTGGTTCGTTTAATCACTTGGGACTGGTTGAAGTGTCTGCTGTGTCGAGCACTCGTGATGCTGGTGACAAAGATGCTGATATTACGTTTGATGCCAGTGCGGCATTTAATCCGTTTTCATCTTTGATCCCATATTCTCGCAAAGGTGGTATCACCACTAATCTGGTGGTGCCCTACGGCGGCGATAAGATGTTTAAAGGTCAGGCTTTTATTGCCAATCTTACAGGGGAATTGGATAGTATCGTTGAGCGTAATGCAGCGGTTATAGTTGAATTAGGTGCTAAGCGTAAAGGTTCTCGTGCCTTGGAGATCCAACAGTTACGTAATAAGCTGGAAGATGTGCAAAAAGCGTTAGCAAAAGCGGCAGAAAAATCTGATAACAAAGACGATGAGAAAACAGCGAAAGAACCGAAACGAGATGAAAAAATCATCAATGCGTTATTAGCAGGAGAAACGCCGTTAATTGCCTATGCAGAGCGGGCAACCGATATTATGGCGTTGTTAGCTCTGAAAAAAGATTTTGCCCTTGATTTAGTGATTTATGGGGCCGGTGATGCTATTCGCGTGGTCAATCAACTGGCAGAAGCTAAGGTGCCGGTAATTATTGGTGCGATCGAAAAT of Thalassotalea insulae contains these proteins:
- a CDS encoding DUF2058 domain-containing protein; the protein is MASLQEQLLKAGLTTKQKARQANTDKRKKNKQKRSGAKVETSLQEQVKQDLAKAQQAKQEKDAALNAEKKQQLAMKEQKLRILQILQHHQITGVEGEKEYNYTFNNVIKKLHLNAMTYQALVNGRLALCGQDDVTYIVTKETAEKLAQLEPEVILVQNDQVDDEHTDEEDPYAAYQIPDDLMW
- the msrQ gene encoding protein-methionine-sulfoxide reductase heme-binding subunit MsrQ, translating into MINKKSMKVILLKSVIHLVSLSLLVNVYYLAINDQLGADPVEAVLHFTGIGAFNLLLLSLLVTPIVKYCQWRIFMQVRRLLGLYSFTYALCHVLSFLAFEVQFDWPLFIEEIYQRPYVTIGMAAFVILLTLAVTSISAMKKQLGRKWQLLHNWVYLALLLVAIHFYWSVKSEIIEPSIYIILALGLLWFRKDKFTRWLANKHRANNH
- a CDS encoding amidohydrolase family protein, which encodes MTLFKSSVIALALTCATPAFADSLAITNATVHTVTEQGVLTQATVVIEDGKIIAINPETVMADNIIDAMGKNLTPGLIGSFNHLGLVEVSAVSSTRDAGDKDADITFDASAAFNPFSSLIPYSRKGGITTNLVVPYGGDKMFKGQAFIANLTGELDSIVERNAAVIVELGAKRKGSRALEIQQLRNKLEDVQKALAKAAEKSDNKDDEKTAKEPKRDEKIINALLAGETPLIAYAERATDIMALLALKKDFALDLVIYGAGDAIRVVNQLAEAKVPVIIGAIENLPNFDALQVSLESAAQLVNAGVTVIFSVRGDTHNLYQLRYDAGIAVANGMNKTQALAAITANAADAFDLNAGRIAIGKRADLVLWSGDPFELSTQVEKMWIEGIEYSTDSRQDALRKRYTAEADLPRAYVK
- the msrP gene encoding protein-methionine-sulfoxide reductase catalytic subunit MsrP, with amino-acid sequence MSKAFRQHSSWQITENQVTDEAVYRSRRSFLKRLGFVGASGLLSPHANAIDWFTHKQTKRFQTHPLKFQASPATSESLTPEQKVLSHNNFYEFGTNKSDPSENAQQFKVKPWQLKVSGEVEQEITLDYDDLLKRFSLEERIYRLRCVEAWSMVIPWIGFPLAQLIKQAKPLAKAKYVAFETLYDPQQMPGQNSRRIGGGIDYPYVEGLRLDEAMHPLTLLSVGLYGKTLPPQNGAPIRLVVPWKYGFKSIKSIVSIRLVEKMPPTTWNLLAPNEYGFYANVNPEVDHPRWSQASERRITTGGLFARNRIETLPFNGYGEQVAELYKNMDLRQYY
- a CDS encoding amidohydrolase, which produces MQKMAPSLLMVALSMGISACNSSESQDEKVVINKNPYPSTYHPLASQPTLIRHATVLTGTGKRLDNADVLMEQGKIVQVGTNLSASQAQVVEAEGKWLTPGIIDVHSHLGVYPSPSAESHADVNEATQPNSSEVWAEHSIWPQDPGFHQARAGGITTLQILPGSANLFGGRGVTLRNVPSPTMQGMKFPEAPYGLKMACGENPKRVYGGKKIAPSTRMGNMAGYRMAWAEAVEYKRAWDKYETDYAAGKNPEVPTRDIELDTLKGVLDGEILIHNHCYKAEEMAMMIDLGKEFGYHSGTFHHAIEAYKIADKLAENGNCAAMWPDWWGFKMEAYDMVQENVAIVDAQKNSCAVVHSDSATTIQRLNQEVGKVMYRANEHGFDIKPQHAITWITANAAKSLGIADKTGSLEPGKNADLVLWNDNPFSVYAQAEQVFVDGAKVYDRFDEKYQAQSDFMLGQR
- a CDS encoding glutaredoxin family protein gives rise to the protein MFILRWLIGRIILFFDFVFSPKKPKRAPELQNEIDESTAHLSLYQLPACPFCVKVRRAMKRGGLNIAVKNINKDNSLRQELVEQGGKHKVPCLKIVNDNQEVTWLYESSDIKQYIQQFVR
- a CDS encoding nucleotidyltransferase family protein, whose amino-acid sequence is MPLVLEVILLAAGCSDRLGQPKQLVEFQGQSLIIRQSKMALALSDKVICVLGFQAKRMAQEVSQLSVRCVNNENWHSGLASSIAAGVSAVAPETDAVLLLLVDQWQLTLDDLQRLVTRWQVEPESIVCAEHSTQDSGLAKVFGPPVIFPKQYFSALTRLPQGQGAKSVIAANRQQVIWLPLASAFVDLDTPEQLSELQRVDNID
- a CDS encoding XdhC family protein; the protein is MQENWQQIISRFDSNEDFVLATIVATRGSTYRKTGTMMLIDQQGACTGLLSGGCLEADISCHAQEVLHQTHNKLLTYDLKADAELLWGLGLGCEGAIDILLQPLNANNQHLEFVHLIQAIEQGQSGIYCQQVSEQTVAQACFIRAPLDDKALLQQQVTNAISGKNNDAKRWLVTPVTPVWSILLCGAGPDAAPVVTMAKQLGWKVTLQDHRENNLAQSEFSLCDAKRKLRAEHLTTDDLAGFDAVIIMTHNLTNDGLLLKNALAADIDYIGLLGPAGRRDKLLAELSLTASDVEQQVFGPIGLDIGGRSPQAIALSICAEIQQFISRQTQQKNLKSWSLKCH